From one Tautonia marina genomic stretch:
- a CDS encoding WD40 domain-containing protein, which yields MRPFSLSTALTVLLGVSAGLASAEDAKLTFTDNAAKIFQARCNTCHNADKASGGLNLTTYANMMEGGGSGSVIEPGSPDDSWLFLLVNHDETPTMPPNAPKIPEEEIDILRKWIEAGAPENSGSVVTVKKKPKMEFQLDPSTLGKPTGEPAMPQSLPTEPVLVNDRPGAIVALAASPWAPLMAIGQHKQVLLYDTENKSLAAILPFDEGDVHVLRFSRDGDLLLAGGGRGGQSGRVVVWDVKTGERLIEAGQEYDLVLAADISPDRSLIALGGPSKVLRVYRTDDDSLVYESRKHTEWVTSVAFSPDGVLLASGDRNGGTLVWEARTGREFYVLPGHGDMVTSMDWRLDSNVLASASQDASVKTWDMFTGNQLKSWNAHGGGTTSVRFAKDGRVVTSGRDRTVKLWDQEGKQLKAFGGFNDLALQAAIGHDEKTIIAGTFDGIVRLFNGDDASPLGDLRANPLTVASRLEAIRPEAEAARAAANTALAELEPLRQAAASTAEALAAAEQQVQAAEATAAQATKAVETAAAATAETNAAHQAAVASFQKAAEADAQALAALGNASQAVAAAAEATRVLTEKAATDPSALPEAEAALAQRTKATEAVVPALAAVIASADAVTAARTPLADAVARKQAADTALANAQAAAKAATDALGPLKAAVEQAQQARAAAEAALAAKAPPVEALVATAERLEAQRDALVAELNARQPEPTAAAAANEE from the coding sequence ATGCGACCTTTTTCCCTCTCCACAGCCCTGACCGTGCTGCTCGGCGTTTCGGCCGGATTGGCCTCGGCCGAGGATGCCAAGCTCACCTTCACCGACAACGCCGCCAAGATCTTCCAGGCCCGCTGCAACACCTGCCACAACGCCGACAAGGCCTCCGGCGGCCTGAACCTCACCACCTACGCCAACATGATGGAAGGTGGCGGCTCCGGCTCCGTCATCGAACCGGGCTCCCCGGACGATAGCTGGCTCTTCCTGCTCGTCAACCACGACGAAACCCCCACCATGCCCCCGAACGCTCCGAAGATCCCCGAGGAGGAAATCGACATCCTCCGCAAGTGGATCGAGGCCGGGGCGCCGGAGAACTCCGGCAGCGTTGTAACCGTCAAGAAGAAGCCGAAGATGGAGTTCCAGCTCGACCCGTCGACCCTCGGCAAGCCGACGGGCGAGCCGGCCATGCCCCAGAGCTTGCCCACCGAGCCGGTTCTCGTCAACGACCGCCCCGGCGCGATCGTCGCCCTCGCGGCCAGCCCCTGGGCGCCTCTCATGGCAATCGGCCAGCACAAGCAGGTGCTCCTTTACGACACCGAGAACAAGAGCCTCGCCGCCATCCTGCCGTTTGACGAAGGTGACGTCCACGTCCTCCGTTTCTCCCGAGACGGCGACCTCCTGCTCGCCGGCGGCGGCCGAGGTGGTCAATCCGGCCGCGTGGTTGTCTGGGACGTGAAGACCGGCGAACGCCTGATCGAAGCTGGTCAGGAATACGACCTCGTTCTTGCCGCCGACATCAGCCCCGATCGCTCCCTGATCGCCCTCGGCGGGCCGAGCAAGGTTCTCCGCGTCTACCGGACCGACGACGACTCCCTCGTCTACGAGTCTCGGAAGCATACCGAGTGGGTCACCTCCGTCGCCTTCAGCCCCGATGGCGTCCTGCTCGCCTCGGGCGATCGCAACGGCGGCACCCTGGTCTGGGAGGCCCGCACTGGTCGGGAGTTCTACGTCCTCCCTGGCCACGGCGACATGGTCACCAGCATGGACTGGCGGCTCGATTCGAACGTCCTGGCCAGCGCCTCGCAGGACGCCTCGGTCAAGACCTGGGACATGTTCACCGGCAATCAGCTCAAGAGCTGGAACGCCCACGGCGGCGGCACCACCTCCGTTCGGTTCGCCAAGGACGGCCGCGTCGTCACCAGTGGCCGCGACCGCACCGTCAAGCTCTGGGATCAGGAAGGGAAGCAACTCAAGGCGTTCGGCGGGTTCAACGATCTCGCCCTTCAGGCCGCCATCGGGCACGATGAGAAGACCATCATCGCCGGCACCTTTGACGGAATCGTTCGCCTGTTCAACGGCGACGACGCCAGCCCGCTCGGCGACCTCCGCGCCAATCCGTTGACCGTCGCCTCTCGCCTCGAAGCCATTCGCCCCGAGGCCGAGGCCGCCCGGGCCGCCGCCAACACCGCCCTCGCTGAGTTGGAACCGCTCCGACAGGCCGCCGCCTCGACCGCCGAGGCGCTCGCCGCCGCCGAACAGCAGGTCCAGGCCGCCGAGGCCACCGCCGCTCAGGCCACCAAGGCCGTTGAGACCGCCGCGGCCGCGACCGCCGAAACGAACGCCGCCCACCAGGCCGCGGTCGCCTCCTTTCAGAAGGCCGCCGAGGCCGATGCCCAGGCCCTCGCCGCCCTCGGAAACGCCTCGCAGGCGGTTGCCGCCGCCGCCGAGGCAACCCGAGTCCTCACCGAGAAGGCCGCGACCGATCCCTCCGCCCTCCCCGAGGCCGAGGCCGCCCTCGCCCAACGGACCAAGGCCACCGAAGCCGTCGTCCCCGCACTCGCCGCCGTGATCGCCTCAGCCGACGCCGTGACCGCTGCCCGTACTCCCCTGGCCGACGCCGTCGCCCGGAAACAGGCCGCCGACACCGCCCTGGCCAACGCCCAGGCCGCCGCGAAGGCCGCGACCGACGCCCTTGGCCCGCTGAAGGCCGCCGTCGAGCAAGCCCAGCAAGCCCGAGCCGCCGCCGAGGCCGCCCTCGCCGCAAAGGCTCCCCCCGTCGAGGCCCTCGTGGCCACCGCCGAGCGTCTCGAAGCCCAGCGCGACGCCCTCGTCGCCGAACTGAACGCCCGGCAACCCGAACCGACGGCCGCCGCCGCGGCCAACGAGGAGTGA